The sequence GCGGTTCGTTATGGATATTTTTACCAAAGGGCGCGGGAATCCGAAATCCGGTTGGCGCGGCGTTGCGTCAACGGGGAACGGTTTTATCCCGCCACGTTCGCGCTCTGGTTTTACCGTCCGGTCGGCGGTTGTCCCGCCCGTTTTTTCGGCCAGTGGAACTCGGGCCGCTACAAGTCCCATTGCTTTTACGCCCCGACGGTGAGCGACTGCCCGAGAGTGTACGGTGTTTATTGAAAACGGCATCCGCCGAAAAAGGAGGACCGATCGATGACGTTCTGGCACCGCGCCA is a genomic window of Candidatus Reconcilbacillus cellulovorans containing:
- a CDS encoding cell wall hydrolase yields the protein MAVIQANAEHLKLLARLMRAEAEEDGALGMLMVGNVGVNRVRADCLDFEGIRTIPQMVFQSPGGFEAVRYGYFYQRARESEIRLARRCVNGERFYPATFALWFYRPVGGCPARFFGQWNSGRYKSHCFYAPTVSDCPRVYGVY